A part of Streptomyces sp. NBC_01210 genomic DNA contains:
- a CDS encoding sensor histidine kinase: MALGVCAVMIAFPALVRSDAPDWTNASTAVASCLALPWCRRWPIPALAWALGFSLASVLLTALVFPAAYPVLFALYIIGRTQSVRVTVLCTAVCLVAVFATVQWARHVPSFDLRNGTQLGWFVAAAAIGVAVDAHANYREAAEERVKRAEESREIEASRRVAAERLRIAQELHDVIGHSMAMINVQAGVAGHVIDKHPGQVRESLERIRVASSTALEEIRTTLGLLRQADPERLPVAPVLGLNDVPALVHRARAGGVNVDYTLRGNVREVPAVTGSTVYRLVQEALTNAVKYAGQGAQVEVEVHFHERHLRVAVTDDGGGVRMASTESSSQLGLRGMRERVEAVGGTLEAGRRSPGFQVKATIPTEAS, from the coding sequence GTGGCGCTCGGAGTCTGCGCGGTGATGATTGCCTTCCCCGCGCTCGTCAGAAGTGATGCGCCGGACTGGACCAATGCGTCAACGGCGGTGGCCAGCTGCCTTGCACTCCCATGGTGCCGACGATGGCCGATTCCGGCGCTGGCGTGGGCGCTCGGGTTTTCGCTGGCGTCAGTGCTTCTGACCGCCCTCGTGTTCCCGGCCGCCTACCCCGTGCTCTTCGCTCTGTACATCATCGGACGGACACAGTCGGTACGCGTGACCGTCCTCTGCACGGCGGTGTGTCTGGTCGCGGTCTTCGCCACCGTTCAGTGGGCACGCCATGTGCCGTCATTTGATTTGCGCAACGGTACCCAGCTCGGCTGGTTCGTCGCTGCGGCCGCGATCGGAGTGGCCGTGGACGCTCATGCCAACTATCGAGAGGCTGCCGAAGAGCGTGTGAAGCGCGCCGAGGAGTCAAGAGAGATCGAAGCGAGCCGGCGGGTCGCGGCGGAGCGGTTGCGCATCGCGCAGGAGCTGCACGATGTCATCGGCCACAGCATGGCGATGATCAACGTGCAGGCCGGTGTCGCGGGGCATGTGATCGACAAACATCCCGGACAGGTACGTGAGTCCCTCGAACGCATCAGAGTGGCCAGCAGCACTGCGCTGGAGGAGATCCGAACCACGCTGGGGCTGTTGCGGCAGGCGGATCCCGAGCGGCTGCCTGTGGCACCAGTGCTTGGCCTGAACGACGTGCCTGCGCTGGTCCACCGGGCCAGGGCAGGTGGAGTGAATGTCGACTACACGCTGCGAGGGAATGTGCGGGAAGTACCAGCCGTGACAGGCTCCACGGTCTATCGGCTGGTGCAGGAGGCTCTGACCAACGCCGTGAAATACGCAGGCCAGGGTGCCCAGGTTGAGGTCGAGGTCCATTTCCACGAGCGGCACCTGCGAGTCGCGGTCACCGACGACGGCGGTGGGGTGAGGATGGCGTCGACGGAAAGCAGTTCTCAGCTGGGTCTGCGTGGCATGCGGGAGAGGGTGGAGGCGGTGGGTGGAACGCTTGAGGCGGGACGGCGCTCGCCGGGATTCCAAGTGAAGGCGACCATCCCGACGGAGGCGTCATGA
- a CDS encoding IclR family transcriptional regulator: MMVQAVQRAVRILRELAGSGPRLGVTDLADRLGVAKPTAYALLRTLEGEGLVVQDAETGRYCLGPGLVYLSNAYLDTQELRTRALTWADVLASRADEAVWVAVLSGDQALVVHHAFRPGGAVQVSEVGASIPWNVCALGKVMVAHAPRELRDHLLERDLAVLTRASVDEPVRLGQQLEEIRKAGYAVEDQESAVGDAGIAAPVFDSSGLPVGAIGVVGPVERVLAGANREQLAVAVREAGRSLSRELGAPRGAGARA, encoded by the coding sequence ATGATGGTGCAGGCGGTTCAGCGGGCGGTGCGTATTTTGCGGGAGCTGGCTGGTTCGGGGCCGAGGCTGGGGGTGACTGATCTTGCGGATCGTCTGGGGGTGGCGAAGCCGACTGCTTATGCGTTGCTGAGGACGTTGGAGGGTGAGGGGCTGGTGGTTCAGGATGCGGAGACGGGGAGGTACTGCCTGGGTCCTGGGCTGGTGTATCTGAGTAATGCGTATCTGGATACGCAGGAGTTGCGTACGCGTGCGTTGACGTGGGCGGATGTGTTGGCGTCGCGTGCGGATGAGGCGGTGTGGGTGGCTGTTCTCTCCGGTGATCAGGCGTTGGTGGTGCATCATGCGTTCCGGCCGGGGGGTGCGGTTCAGGTCTCGGAGGTCGGGGCGAGTATTCCGTGGAATGTGTGTGCGCTGGGGAAGGTGATGGTGGCGCATGCGCCGCGGGAGCTGCGTGATCATCTGCTGGAGCGGGATCTTGCTGTGCTGACGCGGGCGAGTGTGGATGAGCCGGTGCGGCTGGGGCAGCAGCTGGAGGAGATCCGCAAGGCGGGTTATGCGGTGGAGGACCAGGAGTCCGCGGTGGGGGATGCGGGTATTGCTGCGCCTGTTTTCGACAGTTCGGGGTTGCCTGTGGGCGCGATCGGTGTGGTGGGTCCGGTCGAGCGGGTTCTGGCCGGGGCGAACCGGGAGCAGCTGGCTGTGGCGGTTCGTGAGGCGGGCCGCAGTCTCTCGCGCGAGCTGGGCGCGCCCCGGGGAGCCGGCGCACGCGCCTGA